A genomic window from Terriglobia bacterium includes:
- a CDS encoding zinc-dependent alcohol dehydrogenase → MKAAILHDYNQPLRIEDVPRPECAADEVLIQVEACGVCHSDLHLAEGGWPQLLSAVTVKMPLIMGHEAVGRVVEKGRDVAQVALGDRVGVAWIYWSCGQCRLCKEGLENLCPRQIITGVTVDGGYAEFVKAKASHVTRVPETLSAQEAAPLFCAGLTVYRASKKAGIRPGQRVAVFGIGGLGHLAVQVAKSFQAEVIGIDVTEEKLALARSLGADHVLNAAAGDFAAQLKKVGGPHIALVTSAAKAAYDLAFSSLRPDGTLAVIGLPAEDLTFPTIVMVARETRIVASSVGTRADLRELLDLAAAGKVRCRSEARPLAQINQVFDDMRHGRILGRVVVRA, encoded by the coding sequence GTGAAGGCCGCAATCCTGCACGACTACAATCAGCCGCTCCGCATCGAGGACGTCCCCCGGCCCGAATGCGCCGCGGACGAAGTGCTGATTCAGGTCGAAGCCTGCGGCGTCTGCCACTCCGATCTGCATCTCGCCGAGGGCGGCTGGCCGCAACTGCTCAGCGCGGTCACCGTGAAGATGCCGCTGATTATGGGCCATGAAGCCGTCGGCCGCGTGGTGGAGAAGGGGCGCGACGTCGCGCAGGTCGCGCTTGGCGACCGCGTGGGCGTGGCCTGGATCTACTGGAGCTGCGGCCAGTGCCGGCTCTGCAAGGAAGGCCTGGAGAATCTCTGCCCGCGCCAGATCATCACCGGCGTCACCGTCGATGGCGGCTACGCGGAGTTCGTCAAGGCCAAGGCCAGCCATGTCACCAGGGTTCCTGAAACTCTTTCTGCGCAGGAGGCGGCCCCGCTGTTTTGCGCCGGTCTGACCGTCTATCGCGCCAGCAAGAAGGCGGGCATCCGCCCAGGCCAGCGCGTGGCCGTCTTCGGCATCGGCGGGCTCGGCCACCTGGCCGTGCAAGTCGCGAAAAGTTTTCAGGCCGAGGTGATCGGCATCGATGTCACGGAGGAAAAGCTGGCCTTGGCGCGATCTCTCGGCGCGGACCACGTGCTGAATGCCGCGGCCGGCGATTTTGCGGCGCAGCTCAAGAAAGTGGGCGGTCCGCACATCGCTCTGGTCACCTCGGCCGCCAAAGCCGCCTACGACCTGGCCTTTTCCTCGCTCCGCCCGGACGGCACCCTGGCCGTCATCGGCCTGCCCGCCGAAGATCTCACGTTTCCGACCATCGTCATGGTGGCCCGCGAGACGCGCATCGTGGCCTCGTCGGTGGGCACGCGTGCCGACTTGCGCGAACTGCTCGATTTGGCAGCCGCCGGAAAAGTCCGCTGCCGCAGCGAAGCCCGCCCCCTCGCGCAAATCAACCAGGTCTTCGACGACATGCGCCACGGCCGCATCCTCGGCCGCGTCGTTGTCCGCGCCTGA
- a CDS encoding P1 family peptidase: MALCASTFLLLLPARAAAQAKPAAELRPRARDLGIRPGVLDPGPLNAITDVPGVRVGQVTVTEGDSVRTGVTAILPHPGNLFREKVAAAVYVYNAFGKLVGSTQVQELGQLETPILLTNTLSVWDAAAAMTSWMLARPGNEEVRSINPVVGETNDGWLNDIRGRHVKPEHVRQALESARDGAVEEGSVGAGAGTMAFGWKGGIGTSSRRIAAAKSSYTVGVLVQTNFGGSFTIDGVPVWRELQPPQERAALHRSSEQPAKSGDGSCMIVVATDAPLDARQLRRLAARAVFGMARAGSSGSNGSGDFVIAFSTTNRIATDAVSQPITLLRDDDLSPLFEAAIEATEEAIDNSLLRATTVRGRDGHTAEALPIARVRELLPRHPR; the protein is encoded by the coding sequence ATCGCACTCTGCGCCTCTACGTTCCTTCTGCTTCTGCCCGCACGCGCTGCGGCGCAGGCCAAACCCGCCGCCGAGCTGCGTCCCCGTGCCCGCGATCTGGGCATCCGCCCCGGCGTCCTCGATCCCGGCCCGCTCAACGCCATCACCGACGTGCCTGGCGTGCGCGTCGGCCAGGTGACCGTCACCGAGGGCGACAGCGTCCGCACCGGCGTCACTGCCATCCTCCCGCATCCCGGCAATCTCTTCCGCGAAAAAGTGGCTGCGGCGGTTTACGTCTACAACGCCTTCGGAAAACTAGTCGGCTCGACGCAGGTGCAGGAGCTCGGCCAGCTCGAAACGCCCATCCTTCTCACCAACACCCTCAGCGTCTGGGACGCCGCCGCGGCCATGACCAGCTGGATGCTCGCCCGCCCCGGCAACGAAGAGGTGCGCAGCATCAATCCCGTCGTTGGCGAAACCAACGACGGCTGGCTCAACGACATCCGCGGCCGCCACGTGAAGCCCGAACACGTCCGCCAGGCCCTTGAAAGCGCCCGCGACGGCGCAGTCGAGGAAGGCTCGGTTGGCGCCGGCGCGGGCACCATGGCCTTCGGCTGGAAGGGGGGCATCGGCACCAGTTCGCGCCGCATCGCGGCCGCAAAGAGCAGCTATACCGTCGGCGTGCTGGTGCAGACCAACTTCGGCGGCTCGTTCACCATCGACGGCGTCCCCGTCTGGCGCGAACTCCAGCCGCCGCAGGAGCGCGCGGCATTGCACCGCTCTTCAGAACAGCCCGCAAAGTCCGGCGATGGCTCCTGCATGATCGTCGTGGCCACCGACGCGCCCCTCGACGCCCGCCAGCTCCGTCGCCTCGCGGCCCGCGCCGTCTTCGGCATGGCCCGCGCCGGTTCTTCCGGCAGCAACGGCAGCGGCGACTTCGTTATCGCCTTCTCCACCACGAACCGCATCGCCACGGACGCTGTATCCCAGCCCATTACGCTTCTCCGCGACGACGACCTCTCCCCGCTCTTCGAAGCCGCCATCGAAGCCACCGAGGAAGCCATCGACAACTCCCTTCTCCGTGCCACCACAGTGCGCGGCCGCGATGGCCACACCGCCGAAGCTCTCCCCATCGCCAGAGTTCGCGAACTCCTACCCCGACACCCGCGGTAG
- a CDS encoding DNA methylase: MSKPATSARDLRIDLASKRESELFKWFLACLLFGKPIQAEIAGQACQALVAAGLTSPGAILRAGWDKLVFLLDQAHYVRYDFSTATKLLEVCRELQRRYGTLTNLLAQAKTAADLLHKLQEFKHIGPVTARIFLREVRPIWYPRSAPPRKK, encoded by the coding sequence ATGAGCAAGCCAGCAACATCGGCCCGTGATTTGCGCATCGACCTGGCATCCAAGCGGGAGAGCGAGCTCTTCAAATGGTTTCTGGCGTGTCTGCTCTTCGGCAAACCAATTCAGGCGGAGATTGCCGGACAGGCCTGCCAGGCGCTTGTGGCTGCGGGATTGACCAGTCCCGGCGCGATTCTCCGCGCCGGTTGGGACAAACTTGTGTTCCTGCTGGATCAGGCGCACTACGTCCGGTACGACTTTTCCACGGCGACTAAACTTCTGGAGGTCTGCCGGGAGCTGCAGCGCCGTTACGGCACTCTGACCAATCTCCTGGCGCAGGCAAAGACCGCAGCGGATCTCTTGCACAAGCTGCAGGAGTTCAAGCACATCGGTCCGGTCACCGCGCGCATTTTCCTGCGCGAAGTCCGTCCCATCTGGTATCCGCGGTCCGCACCGCCCAGGAAGAAATAG
- a CDS encoding class I SAM-dependent methyltransferase produces MAGRIHSRLIFDRRRNVLARRLAALLPPGSRLLDVGCGDGSLGALLRSLVPGLHVEGVEVHARPDCAVPFQLFDGRHLPFPDNSFDVCLFVDVLHHSPAPVTILQDACRVSRKFVLIKDHLSESRFDDWTLRLMDWVGNAPHGVSLPYNYFSRAQWDGAFHQSSLVPGSTQTHLDLYPPPLSWLFGRGLHFISLLEKKDG; encoded by the coding sequence TTGGCGGGCAGGATTCACTCGCGCCTGATTTTTGACCGGCGCAGAAACGTTCTGGCGCGGCGACTCGCCGCCCTACTTCCCCCCGGCAGCCGTCTTCTGGATGTGGGCTGCGGCGACGGTTCTCTGGGGGCGCTGCTCCGCAGCCTGGTCCCCGGCTTGCACGTGGAGGGCGTCGAAGTCCATGCTCGCCCGGACTGCGCCGTTCCTTTCCAGCTCTTCGACGGCCGGCATCTGCCTTTTCCCGACAACTCTTTCGACGTCTGCCTTTTCGTCGATGTTCTTCATCATTCGCCGGCGCCGGTCACCATCCTGCAGGATGCCTGCCGGGTCAGCCGCAAATTCGTTCTCATCAAGGACCATCTTTCGGAATCTCGCTTCGACGACTGGACCCTGCGCCTTATGGATTGGGTGGGGAATGCGCCCCACGGCGTGTCCCTCCCCTATAACTACTTCTCGCGCGCGCAGTGGGACGGCGCCTTTCACCAGTCCTCCCTAGTGCCGGGTTCCACGCAGACGCACCTGGATCTTTACCCGCCCCCTCTTTCCTGGCTCTTCGGCAGAGGCTTGCACTTCATTTCACTTTTGGAAAAGAAAGACGGGTAG
- a CDS encoding aldo/keto reductase: MQDNSEEKTGSSRRDFLKKSGAVTAGIVAQGLLDKGASAAPAPPAFPDNPATAEAMPTRNLGRTGYRTGIFSLGGQAAIEEPHNEETAVAIVERALDLGVNYIDTAAQYGGSERWSQRYIGQVMKRRRNQTYLASKTHERTRDGSLRLLEESLKLLNTDHLDAWQLHHVTTQDDVDRIFAKGGAIEALQQAREQKLVRYLGVTGHTDPELLMECLRRFPFDQILLALNAADKHHLSFMEKLLPMAVDRKMGIIGMKIPARGRILTAWKPHPGGYSPFEGPAKGPGTLTMKEALYYVLSLPVSTVIIGCDSVAQLEENVKLAREFTPLSEQQLAALAERTEAIARQALFFRRWA; encoded by the coding sequence ATGCAAGACAACTCCGAAGAAAAAACTGGATCATCGCGGCGGGATTTCCTCAAAAAAAGCGGGGCGGTGACCGCGGGCATTGTTGCGCAGGGACTTCTGGACAAGGGGGCAAGCGCGGCACCGGCGCCGCCGGCATTTCCCGACAACCCGGCTACGGCGGAGGCCATGCCCACACGCAACCTGGGACGTACGGGCTACCGCACGGGAATTTTCAGCCTGGGTGGGCAGGCGGCGATCGAGGAGCCGCACAACGAAGAGACGGCCGTAGCCATCGTGGAGCGCGCACTGGACCTGGGCGTGAACTACATCGACACGGCCGCGCAGTACGGCGGCAGCGAACGCTGGAGCCAGCGCTACATCGGGCAGGTGATGAAGCGGCGGCGCAACCAGACATATCTGGCCAGCAAGACGCACGAGCGCACGCGCGACGGGTCGTTGCGGCTGCTGGAAGAATCGCTGAAACTGCTGAACACCGATCACCTCGACGCCTGGCAACTGCACCACGTGACCACGCAGGACGATGTAGACCGTATTTTCGCGAAGGGCGGGGCGATCGAGGCGCTACAACAGGCGCGCGAACAGAAGCTGGTGCGCTACCTGGGCGTGACGGGGCACACGGACCCGGAGCTGCTGATGGAATGCTTGCGCCGCTTCCCTTTCGACCAGATCCTGCTGGCGCTAAACGCCGCGGACAAACACCACCTCAGCTTTATGGAGAAACTCCTGCCCATGGCCGTGGACAGGAAGATGGGCATTATCGGCATGAAGATACCGGCGCGGGGGCGCATCCTGACCGCGTGGAAGCCGCACCCGGGCGGGTACTCGCCCTTCGAGGGCCCGGCCAAGGGGCCTGGGACGCTGACGATGAAGGAAGCGCTGTACTACGTTCTTTCGCTGCCGGTAAGCACGGTAATCATCGGGTGCGATAGCGTAGCGCAGCTGGAAGAAAACGTGAAACTGGCGCGCGAGTTCACGCCGCTGAGCGAGCAGCAGCTCGCGGCACTGGCGGAGAGGACCGAGGCGATTGCGCGGCAGGCGCTCTTTTTCCGCCGGTGGGCGTAG
- a CDS encoding choice-of-anchor D domain-containing protein, translating to MHKKGLVCSGVLIFLMGCGLFASPAVAGVGVSPSSWNFGSVTVNSLSSPAVLVLTNNGNRNVSIQQVSSTLAQFIVAGPSLPLTLQGKQSVSFQVFFQPNAATLFSANIVFTMGRRSGGTLAVPVTGTGVALTASSGTSSPTYLLTPSASSLSFGNILVGNSASQTVTLTNTGNSSVSISQISVSGTGFAVSGATPPVTLSAGQSVSLLVGFSPSLAGASTGSVTVVSNASNSPATISLAGTGVQPQISVVPTSVDFGNVTVGMTNTQSVTVSNPGSANLSITQATVSGTGFALSGVTLPLTLVPGSSAVLTVSFTPASASSTTGALTLVSNAPNSPLSVMLSGTGVSQVLQLSASPTALSFGSVTIGSSGTQTVTVTNTGNSAVTVSQISVAGTGFSYSGLALPITLSAGQSTSFNVTFAPATSGSLTGTATVVSNATNSPTTIPLSGSGAALATHSVNLSWSAGTYSVVGFNIYRGTQAGGPYTRLNSSLETSMTYSDTNVLSGLTYYYVTTDVDSSGVESLYSNEAFATIP from the coding sequence ATGCACAAAAAGGGATTGGTGTGTTCCGGAGTTTTGATTTTCCTGATGGGTTGCGGTCTTTTTGCTTCGCCGGCAGTGGCGGGCGTCGGAGTCAGTCCCTCTTCCTGGAATTTCGGCTCAGTAACTGTCAATTCCTTGAGCTCCCCGGCTGTCCTCGTACTGACCAACAACGGAAATCGAAACGTATCGATCCAGCAAGTCTCGAGCACCCTCGCGCAATTCATCGTGGCAGGCCCGTCTCTGCCGCTCACTCTGCAGGGCAAGCAAAGCGTTTCCTTCCAAGTGTTCTTTCAGCCAAATGCGGCGACTTTGTTTTCCGCAAACATTGTCTTCACGATGGGCCGTCGCTCTGGCGGCACACTGGCGGTGCCAGTCACCGGGACGGGTGTCGCTTTGACTGCCTCCTCCGGGACGTCGAGCCCGACCTATTTGCTTACGCCAAGTGCGAGCAGTCTGAGTTTCGGGAATATCCTCGTCGGTAACTCCGCTTCTCAAACCGTCACATTGACAAACACCGGAAACTCCAGCGTGAGCATTTCGCAGATTAGCGTGAGTGGGACCGGCTTCGCCGTTAGCGGAGCCACCCCGCCCGTTACCCTGTCGGCCGGCCAGAGCGTTTCGCTGCTTGTCGGATTTTCTCCCAGCCTGGCGGGGGCCTCGACCGGAAGTGTGACCGTCGTGAGCAATGCGAGCAACTCGCCTGCAACGATCTCGCTAGCCGGCACCGGTGTGCAGCCCCAGATCTCCGTTGTCCCCACAAGCGTTGATTTCGGCAATGTCACGGTCGGCATGACCAACACGCAATCAGTAACCGTGAGCAATCCCGGCAGCGCCAATCTGAGCATCACGCAAGCGACGGTTAGCGGCACCGGCTTCGCGTTGAGCGGAGTAACTTTGCCCCTTACACTGGTGCCGGGCAGTTCCGCTGTTTTGACCGTGAGCTTCACGCCGGCTTCGGCCAGCAGCACCACGGGTGCTTTAACGCTGGTCAGTAATGCGCCGAATTCGCCTCTCAGTGTCATGCTTTCCGGCACGGGCGTGTCCCAGGTTCTGCAGCTTTCGGCGAGTCCGACTGCGTTGAGTTTTGGCAGCGTCACCATCGGCAGCAGCGGAACGCAAACTGTAACGGTCACAAATACAGGAAACTCCGCGGTGACCGTCTCTCAGATCAGCGTGGCCGGCACAGGCTTCAGCTACAGTGGCCTTGCGCTGCCCATCACTCTCTCTGCCGGACAGTCAACAAGCTTCAACGTGACATTTGCCCCGGCCACGTCCGGCAGCCTGACCGGTACGGCCACTGTAGTCAGCAACGCGACCAATTCACCCACAACGATCCCGCTCTCTGGTTCGGGCGCCGCTCTAGCGACCCATTCGGTCAATCTTTCCTGGTCGGCTGGCACGTATTCCGTGGTGGGCTTCAATATTTACCGCGGCACGCAGGCAGGCGGGCCATACACTAGACTGAACTCCAGTCTGGAGACCTCCATGACCTATTCGGACACGAATGTCCTCTCGGGGCTGACCTACTACTATGTGACCACGGACGTGGATTCCTCCGGGGTCGAGAGTCTCTATTCAAACGAAGCCTTCGCAACAATTCCGTAA
- the gnd gene encoding decarboxylating 6-phosphogluconate dehydrogenase — MQLGMIGLGRMGSNMVRRLTRGGHQCAVFDRNADAVRQLAGAGVRGANSLDEFVKALNAPRAIWLMVPAAAVDATIAELAPRLQKGDLLIDGGNSYYIDDIRRAKELSARGIHYVDVGTSGGVWGLERGYCQMIGGEAGIVQHLDPIFRTLAPGRGDLPRTPSRQKDSGTAEEGYLHCGPWGAGHFVKMVHNGIEYGLMAAYAEGLNILKHANAGKQSNASDAETAPLRNPGHFQYDFNLADITEVWRRGSVVASWLLDLTAASLFEQPALDGFSGRVSDSGEGRWTILAAIESATPAPVLSAAVYQRFASRGEDDFAGKVLSAMRFQFGGHIEKPSGD, encoded by the coding sequence ATGCAGCTTGGAATGATAGGTCTCGGCCGGATGGGCTCGAACATGGTGCGGCGTCTGACCCGCGGCGGTCATCAGTGCGCAGTCTTTGACCGCAACGCGGACGCAGTCCGACAGCTTGCCGGTGCTGGCGTCAGAGGCGCAAACTCGCTCGACGAATTTGTAAAGGCACTCAACGCCCCGCGCGCTATCTGGCTGATGGTTCCTGCAGCAGCCGTGGACGCCACGATCGCCGAACTTGCGCCCAGGCTGCAGAAGGGCGATCTGCTCATCGACGGCGGCAACTCCTATTACATCGATGATATCCGTCGTGCGAAGGAGCTCTCCGCAAGAGGCATTCACTACGTGGATGTCGGCACGAGCGGCGGCGTCTGGGGACTCGAGCGCGGTTATTGCCAGATGATCGGCGGCGAAGCCGGCATCGTGCAGCATCTCGACCCTATCTTCAGGACGCTGGCCCCCGGCCGCGGCGACCTGCCGCGCACACCAAGCCGCCAAAAGGACAGCGGCACGGCGGAAGAGGGCTATCTGCACTGCGGACCCTGGGGGGCGGGCCACTTCGTCAAGATGGTCCACAACGGCATCGAATACGGATTGATGGCCGCTTATGCCGAAGGCCTGAACATCCTCAAGCACGCCAACGCCGGCAAGCAGTCGAACGCCTCGGATGCGGAGACGGCTCCGCTGCGCAATCCCGGGCACTTCCAATACGACTTCAATCTCGCGGACATCACGGAGGTCTGGCGTCGAGGCAGCGTCGTGGCCTCCTGGCTGCTGGATCTGACGGCCGCCTCCCTCTTCGAGCAGCCGGCGCTCGATGGCTTCTCCGGCCGCGTCTCGGATTCCGGGGAGGGTCGCTGGACGATTCTTGCCGCGATCGAATCCGCGACGCCCGCGCCTGTGCTCAGTGCCGCGGTCTACCAGCGCTTCGCCTCGCGCGGCGAGGACGATTTTGCCGGGAAGGTTCTCTCGGCCATGCGCTTTCAGTTTGGCGGCCACATCGAAAAGCCATCCGGAGACTAA
- the zwf gene encoding glucose-6-phosphate dehydrogenase: MVIFGASGDLTKRKLLPALYNLAQQGLLSKQFAIIGFAVDDFTTESFRKTLSEEIPRFASAPLEAKLWNWFLERIYYVRGDFQDAADYQSLRAQIAEADKLHSAQGNRFFYLAVAPRFISPIVRELGAAGLAQEENSRWTRVIVEKPFGHDLDSAIRLNRELKEVLQEKQIYRIDHYLGKETVQNLLIFRFSNSIIEPLWNRNYVDHVQITTAETVGVEHRGGYYETAGALRDMVPNHLFQLLTLTAMEPPISFAADEVRNKQSDVLHAIQPFRPQDVPTAAVRGQYGVGMIAGERAADYRSEPNVSPDSNTETFVALQLMIDNWRWAGVPFYLRTGKRLARRVTEIAIQFRRTPFVLFRNTGVRDLDVNRLLIHIQPEEGISLSLSAKIPGAVMRIGQVNMDFDYATYFGCEHSTGYERLLHDCMAGDATLFRSADMVEAGWSVVQPILDAWRAQPAGAFPNYAAGSWGPDAAEDLLQREQRAWRRIGEEELDRRGPLPVSEKVSGA, from the coding sequence ATGGTAATTTTTGGCGCCTCCGGCGACCTCACGAAGCGCAAGCTCCTCCCGGCGCTCTACAATCTCGCGCAGCAAGGGCTCCTTTCGAAGCAGTTCGCCATCATCGGATTCGCCGTCGACGATTTCACGACGGAATCTTTCCGCAAGACGCTCTCCGAAGAGATTCCGCGCTTTGCGTCCGCGCCGCTCGAAGCCAAGCTCTGGAACTGGTTTCTCGAGCGCATCTATTACGTTCGGGGAGACTTCCAGGATGCGGCCGACTACCAGAGTCTTCGTGCACAGATCGCGGAAGCGGACAAGCTCCACAGCGCGCAGGGCAACCGCTTCTTCTATCTGGCCGTCGCCCCGCGGTTCATCTCTCCGATTGTTCGGGAACTTGGGGCGGCCGGCCTTGCGCAGGAAGAAAATAGCCGCTGGACGCGGGTCATCGTCGAAAAGCCTTTTGGCCATGACCTGGATTCCGCCATACGGCTCAATCGCGAACTGAAGGAGGTCCTTCAGGAAAAGCAGATTTACCGTATTGATCACTACCTGGGCAAAGAGACCGTTCAGAATCTGCTGATCTTCCGCTTTTCGAACAGCATCATCGAACCGCTCTGGAACCGCAACTATGTGGACCACGTCCAGATCACCACCGCCGAAACCGTGGGCGTTGAACACCGCGGCGGTTACTATGAGACCGCCGGGGCGCTACGCGACATGGTGCCCAATCACCTCTTCCAGCTCCTGACCCTGACCGCCATGGAGCCGCCCATCTCCTTCGCCGCGGACGAGGTGCGCAACAAACAATCCGATGTTCTGCACGCCATCCAGCCGTTCCGTCCGCAAGATGTGCCCACTGCCGCCGTGCGCGGCCAGTACGGCGTAGGCATGATCGCCGGCGAGCGTGCCGCGGACTACCGGAGCGAACCGAACGTCTCGCCGGATTCGAACACCGAGACTTTCGTCGCGCTCCAGCTCATGATCGACAACTGGCGCTGGGCTGGCGTGCCCTTCTACCTGCGCACCGGGAAGCGCCTCGCTCGCCGCGTCACGGAGATCGCCATCCAGTTCCGGCGGACTCCGTTCGTGCTCTTCCGCAACACGGGAGTTCGGGATCTCGATGTGAATCGCCTGCTTATTCACATCCAGCCGGAGGAAGGCATCTCGCTCAGCCTCAGCGCCAAAATACCCGGCGCGGTGATGCGCATCGGACAAGTGAACATGGATTTCGACTACGCCACCTATTTCGGTTGCGAGCACAGCACCGGATACGAGCGCCTGTTGCACGATTGCATGGCCGGAGACGCCACGCTGTTCCGCAGCGCGGACATGGTCGAGGCCGGCTGGAGCGTGGTCCAGCCCATTCTCGATGCCTGGAGGGCGCAGCCGGCCGGCGCCTTTCCCAACTATGCGGCGGGCTCCTGGGGTCCGGACGCGGCGGAGGACCTCCTCCAGCGTGAACAGCGCGCATGGAGACGTATCGGCGAAGAGGAATTGGACCGCCGGGGCCCTCTGCCTGTTTCCGAAAAAGTCTCTGGCGCCTAG
- the pgl gene encoding 6-phosphogluconolactonase, which translates to MKGILRILESTDALCEAAAVEFLSAVADAVREHGSFRVALAGGSTPRGLYAMLATDPQLRARIPWDKLYFFFSDERHVPPDHPDSNFRMAQEAMLSKVSLAPQQAARIKGEYPDARQAAGEYEQTLRDFFHLAAGQLPRFDLVLLGMGPDGHTASLFPGTRALREGKRLVVSNWVEKLGTDRITMTVPVLNNAVRILFLVQGEEKASALKAVLDGPRNPGHLPAQLIHPANGQLLWLVDKAAARLLSPAAQQTAPVLSGKQKP; encoded by the coding sequence ATGAAGGGCATCCTTCGAATTCTGGAAAGCACGGACGCACTCTGCGAAGCCGCCGCGGTGGAGTTTCTGTCAGCGGTGGCGGATGCCGTGCGGGAACACGGATCGTTCCGCGTCGCGCTGGCCGGCGGCTCCACCCCGAGGGGCCTCTACGCGATGCTCGCAACCGATCCGCAACTTCGCGCCCGGATTCCCTGGGACAAGCTGTATTTCTTTTTTAGCGACGAGCGGCACGTTCCCCCGGACCATCCCGATAGCAATTTCCGCATGGCGCAAGAGGCCATGCTTTCCAAAGTCTCTCTTGCGCCGCAGCAGGCGGCCCGCATCAAGGGCGAATACCCCGATGCCCGGCAGGCCGCGGGCGAGTACGAGCAAACACTGCGCGATTTCTTCCACCTTGCCGCAGGACAACTGCCGCGCTTCGACCTGGTGCTTCTCGGCATGGGACCAGATGGACACACCGCCTCCCTCTTTCCCGGCACGAGAGCACTGCGGGAAGGGAAGCGCCTGGTCGTCTCGAACTGGGTGGAGAAGCTCGGTACCGACCGGATCACCATGACTGTACCGGTCCTGAACAACGCCGTGCGCATCCTCTTCCTCGTGCAGGGCGAGGAAAAGGCCTCCGCGCTCAAAGCCGTCTTGGACGGCCCCCGCAATCCCGGACACCTTCCGGCACAGCTCATTCATCCAGCAAATGGTCAATTGCTGTGGCTGGTGGACAAGGCGGCCGCCCGCCTTCTCTCCCCTGCCGCACAGCAAACTGCACCGGTCCTGTCAGGAAAGCAAAAGCCATAG